The following coding sequences are from one Neurospora crassa OR74A linkage group I, whole genome shotgun sequence window:
- a CDS encoding UPF0499 protein: MKASIVLVSFLGLVSGMVLPGHRLSPSGAKLQPRSLFKREANLDYRYAPEPCRAILTTCRVTSDCCSGMKCVSADGESVCTPSD, translated from the exons ATGAAGGCTTCCATTGTCCTTGTCTCCTTCCTCGGCCTGGTTTCCGGCATGGTACTCCCCGGTCACCGTCTCAGTCCCAGCGGTGCTAAACTGCAGCCGCGGTCCCTCTTTAAGCGTGAGGCCAATCTGGACTACCGCTACGCCCCAGAG CCATGCCGTGCCATTCTCACCACATGCCGAGTTACGTCAGACTGCTGCTCAGGCATGAAGTGCGTGAGCGCTGATGGCGAGTCGGTTTGCACTCCCAGCGATTAA